A genomic segment from Amphiura filiformis chromosome 10, Afil_fr2py, whole genome shotgun sequence encodes:
- the LOC140161910 gene encoding lactadherin-like has protein sequence MPAIQFHSASLFVLIFVTRAVLQASAKATCHDRLGAENGRIGDSQIAASTEFDHSVYHGASNARLNRVKQKGTTGAWSAQTNDGNQWIQAALGDPTCSVQTNDGNQCPQTALGDQTWVIGVLIQGRHDASQWVTQFKVQYSNDGDFWKFVQQTENLGEMVFDGNTDQNTVVTKLFPTPVKTSYIRIVPIAWNGHISLRFELLGCKANICQNAAGVEDGRIHDSQLKSSTEYATAKVLYHRAYYARLNHPVKTDMTGTWSAAFSDINQWIQAEMAEETLVTGVMIQGRSNSPQWVTEFKVQYSHDGNYWKFVQTPDTQTDMSEHTALDSFTGTPPTHWFRYVDDTWVKLRKDQFTPFFEHINCVNEHIRVTQEPIKE, from the exons ATGCCTGCAATTCAGTTTCATTCAGCTTCACTCTTCGTgctgatttttgtgacaagagcAGTTCTGCAAGCATCAG CTAAAGCCACTTGCCATGATCGTCTTGGTGCAGAGAATGGTCGGATAGGTGACAGCCAAATCGCAGCTTCCACTGAATTTGATCATAGTGTCTACCACGGGGCTAGCAATGCTCGACTGAACCGTGTTAAACAGAAAGGTACTACTGGGGCATGGAGCGCTCAGACCAATGACGGCAACCAATGGATCCAGGCTGCTCTAGGTGACCCAACATGCAGCGTTCAGACCAATGACGGCAACCAATGTCCCCAGACAGCTTTAGGCGACCAAACATGGGTTATCGGCGTGTTAATACAAGGGCGGCATGATGCATCACAATGGGTGACCCAATTCAAAGTTCAATACAGTAATGATGGTGACTTTTGGAAGTTTGTGCAGCAAACAGAAAATCTGGGAGAAATG GTATTTGATGGAAATACTGATCAAAATACGGTCGTCACCAAACTTTTTCCCACACCAGTAAAAACATCTTACATCAGAATAGTCCCTATAGCATGGAATGGTCACATCAGCTTGCGATTTGAACTTCTAGGCTGTAAAG CTAATATCTGCCAAAACGCCGCTGGGGTTGAGGATGGACGTATACACGACAGTCAACTCAAGTCTTCCACGGAATATGCCACAGCGAAGGTATTATACCATAGGGCTTATTATGCTCGTCTGAACCACCCAGTAAAGACTGACATGACTGGGACTTGGAGTGCCGCATTCAGTGATATCAACCAGTGGATCCAAGCCGAGATGGCAGAAGAAACATTGGTTACTGGAGTAATGATTCAAGGACGATCAAACTCACCACAGTGGGTGACCGAATTCAAAGTCCAGTACAGTCACGATGGTAACTATTGGAAGTTTGTGCAGACTCCAGACACTCAGACGGATATG TCTGAACACACAGCTCTAGATTCGTTTACTGGCACGCCACCAACGCACTGGTTTCGCTACGTCGACGATACCTGGGTGAAGCTAAGGAAAGATCAGTTTACACCCTTCTTTGAACATATTAATTGTGTGAACGAGCACATCAGGGTTACCCAAGAACCAATCAAAGAATGA
- the LOC140162294 gene encoding EGF-like repeat and discoidin I-like domain-containing protein 3 encodes MAAIQFQPASLFVLIFVTRAVVQASAKSTCQDRLGVEDGWIGDSQITASTEFAHSVYHGANNARLNRVEQKGTTGAWSAQTNDGNQWIQAALGDPTCSAKTNDGNKCPQSAVGDQTWVIGVLIQGRHDASHWVTQFKVQYSNDGDFWRFVQQTDNHGEMVFDGNTDQNTVVTKLFPTPVKTSYIRIIPTAWNGHISLRFELLGCKANACQNAAGVEDGRIHDSQLKASTEYATAKVLYHRACNARLNCPGKPGTTGHWGAAFNDINQWIQAEMAEETLVTGVMIQGRPDAPQWVSKFKIQYSLDGNYWKFVQTPDTETDMVFDGNTDSSTVVLAFFPSPVRASFIRIRPTAWDGNICMRFEVLAC; translated from the exons CTAAATCCACTTGCCAAGATCGTCTTGGTGTAGAGGATGGTTGGATAGGTGACAGCCAAATCACAGCTTCCACCGAATTTGCTCATAGCGTCTACCACGGGGCTAACAATGCTCGTCTGAACCGTGTTGAGCAGAAAGGTACTACTGGAGCATGGAGTGCCCAGACCAATGACGGCAACCAATGGATCCAAGCTGCTCTAGGTGACCCAACATGCAGCGCTAAGACCAACGACGGCAACAAATGTCCCCAGTCAGCTGTAGGCGACCAAACATGGGTTATCGGCGTGCTGATACAAGGGCGGCATGATGCATCACATTGGGTGACCCAATTCAAAGTTCAATACAGTAATGACGGTGACTTTTGGAGATTTGTGCAGCAAACAGACAATCATGGAGAAATG GTATTTGATGGAAATACTGATCAAAATACGGTTGTTACCAAACTTTTTCCCACACCAGTCAAAACATCTTACATCAGAATAATCCCTACAGCATGGAATGGTCACATCAGCTTGCGTTTTGAACTTCTAGGCTGTAAAG CTAATGCCTGCCAAAACGCCGCTGGAGTTGAGGATGGACGTATACACGACAGTCAACTCAAGGCTTCCACTGAATATGCCACAGCGAAGGTATTATACCACAGGGCTTGTAATGCTCGTCTGAACTGCCCAGGAAAGCCTGGTACGACTGGACATTGGGGTGCCGCATTCAATGATATCAACCAGTGGATCCAAGCCGAGATGGCAGAAGAAACATTGGTAACTGGAGTAATGATTCAAGGACGACCAGACGCACCACAGTGGGTGTCCAAATTCAAAATCCAGTACAGTCTTGATGGTAACTATTGGAAGTTTGTGCAGACTCCAGACACTGAGACGGATATG GTCTTTGATGGAAACACCGATTCAAGTACAGTAGTTCTTGCATTCTTTCCTTCCCCGGTTCGTGCGTCGTTCATCAGGATTCGCCCTACAGCTTGGGATGGTAACATCTGTATGCGGTTTGAAGTTCTAGCATGTTAA